The Xiphophorus hellerii strain 12219 chromosome 5, Xiphophorus_hellerii-4.1, whole genome shotgun sequence genome window below encodes:
- the ccdc85al gene encoding coiled-coil domain containing 85A, like isoform X2, with protein MEKATPPLQPQPQPNLQLSIAKSESPAEDISGLTDEELLRWTKEELVRRLRRSEADKMSVILDHGNLIREVNRSLQLHLNEIRGLKDINQKLQEDNRELRDLCCFLDDDRQKGKRVSREWQRLGRYSASIMRKEVTLYLQKLKELEVRQEEVIRENLELKELCLLLDDEKGVSGGGGGVVGGGGSGGGVGMGGCRNSIDSQNSLLLVPGQGLLMRDVGDGSSTSSAGSADSSDHPHHKQTHLSAGVGSVGSSGEKGSPELLHKPRCSSISGIGGADREVSSPELPAGRHRSTSLEYPYTLPQLCRPRCGSISVPDHSRVMRGLSPEKYGRNIGHRSPEQHPKHHSSDLLLGQRQHFLGQGGSGELYQKYKRSSISTTGCGSPEPRHAHLGVGEHHEKGCMIHGGSPETHRHQYSVSPDHAKFGSPVREGQRRPAGDELSPHHRSIYNGMNGSSDISRLLHQQLQKCQAMGQL; from the exons ATGGAGAAGGCAACTCCGCCGCTCCAACCCCAGCCACAGCCCAATCTCCAGCTGTCCATAGCGAAGAGTGAAAGTCCGGCCGAAGACATCTCAGGTCTGACGGACGAGGAGCTGCTCAGGTGGACCAAAGAGGAGCTGGTGCGCCGGCTGAGGCGGTCTGAGGCCGATAAGATGAGCGTGATTCTAGACCACGGGAATCTCATCCGAGAGGTCAACCGCAGCCTCCAGCTGCACCTAAACGAGATTAGGGGGCtgaag GACATCAACCAGAAGCTGCAAGAGGACAATCGTGAGCTGCGGGACTTGTGCTGTTTCTTAGATGATGACCGTCAGAAAGGAAAGCGCGTGTCCAGGGAGTGGCAGCGTCTCGGACGGTACAGCGCCAGCATCATGCGCAAGGAAGTGACCCTGTACCTGCAGAAGCTCAAGGAGCTGGAGGTCAGACAGGAGGAGGTGATCCGGGAGAATCTGGAGCTGAAGGAGCTCTGCCTGTTGCTGGATGACGAGAAGGGAGTTTCGGGTGGAGGAGGGGGTGTAGTAGGGGGAGGTGGGAGCGGAGGGGGCGTGGGGATGGGAGGATGCCGCAACTCAATTGACAGCCAGAACAGCCTGCTGCTGGTGCCAGGCCAGGGGCTTCTCATGAGGGACGTGGGAGATGGGAGCAGCACCTCGAGCGCAGGCAGTGCCGACAGCTCGGACCACCCTCACCACAAGCAGACTCACCTCTCTGCAGGTGTGGGCAGTGTTGGGAGCAGTGGGGAGAAAGGTAGCCCTGAACTTTTGCACAAACCCAGGTGTAGCAGCATCAGTGGGATAGGTGGAGCGGACAGGGAGGTGTCCAGCCCAGAGCTCCCGGCTGGGCGGCACCGGAGCACGAGCCTGGAGTATCCCTACACCCTGCCCCAGCTCTGCCGGCCCCGCTGCGGCTCCATATCCGTGCCCGACCACAGCCGGGTCATGCGGGGCCTGAGCCCGGAGAAATACGGGCGGAACATAGGCCACCGCAGCCCGGAGCAGCACCCCAAGCACCACAGCTCGGATCTCCTACTGGGTCAAAGGCAGCACTTCCTGGGCCAAGGAGGCAGCGGGGAGCTCTATCAGAAGTACAAGCGGAGCAGTATTAGCACCACGGGCTGCGGGAGTCCCGAGCCCCGGCATGCACATTTGGGGGTCGGCGAGCACCATGAAAAGGGCTGCATGATCCACGGCGGCAGCCCTGAAACTCACAGGCACCAGTACAGCGTGAGCCCGGACCACGCAAAGTTTGGTAGCCCCGTGAGGGAGGGGCAGAGGAGGCCAGCTGGTGACGAGCTGTCACCGCACCACCGGAGCATCTACAACGGCATGAACGGTAG
- the ccdc85al gene encoding coiled-coil domain containing 85A, like isoform X1, translating to MEKATPPLQPQPQPNLQLSIAKSESPAEDISGLTDEELLRWTKEELVRRLRRSEADKMSVILDHGNLIREVNRSLQLHLNEIRGLKDINQKLQEDNRELRDLCCFLDDDRQKGKRVSREWQRLGRYSASIMRKEVTLYLQKLKELEVRQEEVIRENLELKELCLLLDDEKGVSGGGGGVVGGGGSGGGVGMGGCRNSIDSQNSLLLVPGQGLLMRDVGDGSSTSSAGSADSSDHPHHKQTHLSAGVGSVGSSGEKGSPELLHKPRCSSISGIGGADREVSSPELPAGRHRSTSLEYPYTLPQLCRPRCGSISVPDHSRVMRGLSPEKYGRNIGHRSPEQHPKHHSSDLLLGQRQHFLGQGGSGELYQKYKRSSISTTGCGSPEPRHAHLGVGEHHEKGCMIHGGSPETHRHQYSVSPDHAKFGSPVREGQRRPAGDELSPHHRSIYNGMNALISAGCCTNNCRNVKLWDSFDASS from the exons ATGGAGAAGGCAACTCCGCCGCTCCAACCCCAGCCACAGCCCAATCTCCAGCTGTCCATAGCGAAGAGTGAAAGTCCGGCCGAAGACATCTCAGGTCTGACGGACGAGGAGCTGCTCAGGTGGACCAAAGAGGAGCTGGTGCGCCGGCTGAGGCGGTCTGAGGCCGATAAGATGAGCGTGATTCTAGACCACGGGAATCTCATCCGAGAGGTCAACCGCAGCCTCCAGCTGCACCTAAACGAGATTAGGGGGCtgaag GACATCAACCAGAAGCTGCAAGAGGACAATCGTGAGCTGCGGGACTTGTGCTGTTTCTTAGATGATGACCGTCAGAAAGGAAAGCGCGTGTCCAGGGAGTGGCAGCGTCTCGGACGGTACAGCGCCAGCATCATGCGCAAGGAAGTGACCCTGTACCTGCAGAAGCTCAAGGAGCTGGAGGTCAGACAGGAGGAGGTGATCCGGGAGAATCTGGAGCTGAAGGAGCTCTGCCTGTTGCTGGATGACGAGAAGGGAGTTTCGGGTGGAGGAGGGGGTGTAGTAGGGGGAGGTGGGAGCGGAGGGGGCGTGGGGATGGGAGGATGCCGCAACTCAATTGACAGCCAGAACAGCCTGCTGCTGGTGCCAGGCCAGGGGCTTCTCATGAGGGACGTGGGAGATGGGAGCAGCACCTCGAGCGCAGGCAGTGCCGACAGCTCGGACCACCCTCACCACAAGCAGACTCACCTCTCTGCAGGTGTGGGCAGTGTTGGGAGCAGTGGGGAGAAAGGTAGCCCTGAACTTTTGCACAAACCCAGGTGTAGCAGCATCAGTGGGATAGGTGGAGCGGACAGGGAGGTGTCCAGCCCAGAGCTCCCGGCTGGGCGGCACCGGAGCACGAGCCTGGAGTATCCCTACACCCTGCCCCAGCTCTGCCGGCCCCGCTGCGGCTCCATATCCGTGCCCGACCACAGCCGGGTCATGCGGGGCCTGAGCCCGGAGAAATACGGGCGGAACATAGGCCACCGCAGCCCGGAGCAGCACCCCAAGCACCACAGCTCGGATCTCCTACTGGGTCAAAGGCAGCACTTCCTGGGCCAAGGAGGCAGCGGGGAGCTCTATCAGAAGTACAAGCGGAGCAGTATTAGCACCACGGGCTGCGGGAGTCCCGAGCCCCGGCATGCACATTTGGGGGTCGGCGAGCACCATGAAAAGGGCTGCATGATCCACGGCGGCAGCCCTGAAACTCACAGGCACCAGTACAGCGTGAGCCCGGACCACGCAAAGTTTGGTAGCCCCGTGAGGGAGGGGCAGAGGAGGCCAGCTGGTGACGAGCTGTCACCGCACCACCGGAGCATCTACAACGGCATGAACG
- the ccdc85al gene encoding coiled-coil domain containing 85A, like isoform X3, with protein sequence MEKATPPLQPQPQPNLQLSIAKSESPAEDISGLTDEELLRWTKEELVRRLRRSEADKMSVILDHGNLIREVNRSLQLHLNEIRGLKDINQKLQEDNRELRDLCCFLDDDRQKGKRVSREWQRLGRYSASIMRKEVTLYLQKLKELEVRQEEVIRENLELKELCLLLDDEKGVSGGGGGVVGGGGSGGGVGMGGCRNSIDSQNSLLLVPGQGLLMRDVGDGSSTSSAGSADSSDHPHHKQTHLSAGVGSVGSSGEKGSPELLHKPRCSSISGIGGADREVSSPELPAGRHRSTSLEYPYTLPQLCRPRCGSISVPDHSRVMRGLSPEKYGRNIGHRSPEQHPKHHSSDLLLGQRQHFLGQGGSGELYQKYKRSSISTTGCGSPEPRHAHLGVGEHHEKGCMIHGGSPETHRHQYSVSPDHAKFGSPVREGQRRPAGDELSPHHRSIYNGMNALMPPLDNLTTHASPKKEGW encoded by the exons ATGGAGAAGGCAACTCCGCCGCTCCAACCCCAGCCACAGCCCAATCTCCAGCTGTCCATAGCGAAGAGTGAAAGTCCGGCCGAAGACATCTCAGGTCTGACGGACGAGGAGCTGCTCAGGTGGACCAAAGAGGAGCTGGTGCGCCGGCTGAGGCGGTCTGAGGCCGATAAGATGAGCGTGATTCTAGACCACGGGAATCTCATCCGAGAGGTCAACCGCAGCCTCCAGCTGCACCTAAACGAGATTAGGGGGCtgaag GACATCAACCAGAAGCTGCAAGAGGACAATCGTGAGCTGCGGGACTTGTGCTGTTTCTTAGATGATGACCGTCAGAAAGGAAAGCGCGTGTCCAGGGAGTGGCAGCGTCTCGGACGGTACAGCGCCAGCATCATGCGCAAGGAAGTGACCCTGTACCTGCAGAAGCTCAAGGAGCTGGAGGTCAGACAGGAGGAGGTGATCCGGGAGAATCTGGAGCTGAAGGAGCTCTGCCTGTTGCTGGATGACGAGAAGGGAGTTTCGGGTGGAGGAGGGGGTGTAGTAGGGGGAGGTGGGAGCGGAGGGGGCGTGGGGATGGGAGGATGCCGCAACTCAATTGACAGCCAGAACAGCCTGCTGCTGGTGCCAGGCCAGGGGCTTCTCATGAGGGACGTGGGAGATGGGAGCAGCACCTCGAGCGCAGGCAGTGCCGACAGCTCGGACCACCCTCACCACAAGCAGACTCACCTCTCTGCAGGTGTGGGCAGTGTTGGGAGCAGTGGGGAGAAAGGTAGCCCTGAACTTTTGCACAAACCCAGGTGTAGCAGCATCAGTGGGATAGGTGGAGCGGACAGGGAGGTGTCCAGCCCAGAGCTCCCGGCTGGGCGGCACCGGAGCACGAGCCTGGAGTATCCCTACACCCTGCCCCAGCTCTGCCGGCCCCGCTGCGGCTCCATATCCGTGCCCGACCACAGCCGGGTCATGCGGGGCCTGAGCCCGGAGAAATACGGGCGGAACATAGGCCACCGCAGCCCGGAGCAGCACCCCAAGCACCACAGCTCGGATCTCCTACTGGGTCAAAGGCAGCACTTCCTGGGCCAAGGAGGCAGCGGGGAGCTCTATCAGAAGTACAAGCGGAGCAGTATTAGCACCACGGGCTGCGGGAGTCCCGAGCCCCGGCATGCACATTTGGGGGTCGGCGAGCACCATGAAAAGGGCTGCATGATCCACGGCGGCAGCCCTGAAACTCACAGGCACCAGTACAGCGTGAGCCCGGACCACGCAAAGTTTGGTAGCCCCGTGAGGGAGGGGCAGAGGAGGCCAGCTGGTGACGAGCTGTCACCGCACCACCGGAGCATCTACAACGGCATGAACG